From one Prochlorococcus marinus str. MIT 0912 genomic stretch:
- a CDS encoding calcium-binding protein, with the protein MSNLTVKHESSQNNSKPFEIFYGGTEGKFLTQSFRTMPTTTTTLDFLNYESLITGDADDDITITDHVTHSRLYTGRGNDAISIGGEVDHSAIGTGSGADSVVIGGEVNNSRIHSGSGNDFLSFNSHVNNSRVYSGSGDDSVVFQSNINNSRVLTGSGDDELVSNGVINESNIHMGSGQDFLMSYGGFSTTSISTGSGDDSAVVVGNIESSRLGLGSGNDILNTFGDVLESNIHSGSGNDTLNFNGDVLDSVVRSGSDNDFLAFNGVLADSFVDTGSGNDYVSLNGDIHGSVIRLGQGDDIIDSRYSCPEDSSTAVFHGNRGNDILNGGAGDEVMYGGADDDILAGGGGNNELFGEGGSDLFVLVSDDGHSSIKDFEIGIDEIMVVGSSPVTTTFDGTNTLFFNGSEHFGTVEGALVSASAPGMFI; encoded by the coding sequence GTGAGCAATCTCACAGTTAAACATGAATCTAGTCAAAACAACTCCAAGCCTTTCGAAATATTTTATGGAGGTACCGAAGGAAAATTCCTTACACAATCTTTTCGAACCATGCCAACAACAACTACTACTCTAGACTTCCTAAACTACGAAAGTCTAATTACAGGAGATGCTGATGATGATATAACTATCACTGATCATGTCACACATAGTCGGTTATATACAGGACGTGGAAATGATGCTATTTCGATTGGCGGTGAAGTTGATCACTCTGCGATAGGAACAGGTTCTGGTGCAGACTCTGTTGTTATTGGTGGTGAAGTTAATAACTCAAGAATTCACTCTGGGTCAGGCAATGACTTTCTTTCTTTTAACAGTCATGTTAATAACAGTAGAGTCTATTCTGGCTCAGGAGATGATTCAGTAGTTTTCCAAAGCAATATCAATAACTCAAGAGTACTCACTGGAAGCGGAGATGACGAATTAGTTTCAAATGGAGTTATTAATGAAAGCAATATTCATATGGGATCAGGTCAAGATTTCTTAATGTCTTATGGTGGTTTTTCCACTACTAGTATTTCAACTGGAAGTGGGGATGATAGTGCAGTAGTTGTGGGTAATATTGAGAGTAGTAGATTAGGACTAGGTAGTGGCAATGACATCCTAAATACATTTGGAGATGTTCTCGAAAGTAATATTCATAGTGGCAGTGGCAATGACACCCTTAATTTTAATGGAGACGTTTTAGATAGCGTTGTGCGTAGTGGAAGTGATAATGATTTTCTTGCCTTTAATGGTGTACTTGCAGATAGTTTTGTTGATACTGGTAGTGGAAATGATTACGTCAGCTTGAATGGTGATATACATGGTTCCGTGATAAGATTAGGGCAAGGAGATGACATTATCGACTCAAGATATTCATGCCCTGAGGACAGTTCTACTGCTGTATTTCATGGAAATAGAGGTAATGACATCTTAAACGGAGGAGCAGGGGATGAAGTAATGTATGGCGGAGCAGATGATGACATATTGGCTGGTGGTGGTGGGAATAACGAGTTATTTGGAGAAGGTGGTAGTGATTTGTTTGTTTTAGTGAGTGATGATGGGCATAGTTCTATCAAGGACTTTGAAATTGGTATAGATGAAATCATGGTTGTTGGTAGTAGCCCAGTCACGACAACATTTGATGGAACTAATACACTTTTCTTTAATGGAAGTGAGCATTTTGGAACAGTGGAAGGTGCTTTAGTGTCTGCATCAGCACCCGGCATGTTTATTTAA